The genomic segment GAGGCTGATGAAATGCTCTCCCGTGGTTTTAAGGATCAGGTGTGCGATATTTGACGTAACTGTTTTGAGTTTTGCAACctttggttttgatattttgtgCTCTGCTAATGTTGTCATGTCTGTCAGATCTATGACATCTTCCAGCTTCTTCCGGGCAAGATTCAGGTTGGGGTATTTTCTGCTACAATGCCACCCGAAGCCCTAGAGATCACTCGGAAGTTCATGAATAAACCTGTGAGAATTTTGGTTAAGCGCGACGAACTAACCCTGGAGGGTATCAAGCAGTTTTATGTGAATGTTGAAAAGGAAGAGTGGAAGCTCGAAACACTCTGCGATCTCTATGAAACACTGGCCATTACCCAAAGTGTCATTTTCGTGAACACGAGGCGCAAGGTTGACTGGCTAACTGACAAAATGCGAAGTCGAGACCACACAGTTTCTGCCACCCATGGAGATATGGACCAGAATACGCGTGATGTCATCATGCGGGAATTCCGTTCTGGTTCTTCCCGTGTTCTCATCACTACCGATCTGTTAGCCCGTGGTATTGACGTGCAGCAAGTCTCCCTTGTCATAAACTATGATCTGCCCACTCAACCAGAAAACTACCTCCACCGAATCGGACGAAGTGGAAGGTTCGGGAGAAAAGGTGTTGCCATAAACTTTGTGACTGTAGATGATGAAAGAATGCTGTTTGATATCCAGAAGTTCTACAATGTTGTCATCGAGGAGCTGCCATCGAATGTCGCGGATCTCCTTTGATGAGATTACGTTTTCTGAAGGTTGTCAGAGGCGAGCGCTTTCATTGTTTGAATGTTCAATTAAGTgtgctctttttttcttttttggttttccCTTTTTAGCATTTTAAGTTGAATGTTCTTTAAGATATTTGACCATTTAATTATATGTGTTCTAAAAATGCTACATAAAGTTTATCCACTTTTCCTCACTCTTTTGCACTTTATTTATGCTTTTCATAGTTTTGAGTTTTACAGGCAAATTACCTCCTGACttcttattttaatcaatttgaaCCCTTTATTTTTCCACTCTTTTTGCATGGTTTGCGATCCGAAATCtcaacaaggaaaataaaaattgcaCATATATTGAATATTTCGGGCTGTTGAgctaattatatctttaatttctcaatttatttgttatttttttaaatatttttaaaatttaccgaaattggcccgatattttattatttactctAATGGATTTTTTTTCCCGAAAgcgtgtccacgtcagcgcgatgtcaggtgATGTGACAGAAAATTGTGTCCCTGAGGGCGCACTTTGCTTACGTGGACGGAAATCGCTCCTTCAAGGGCACGTTTTATTGCCACGTAAGCGCTCCTTTAGGGACGCGTTTTGCCCGTGCGTGAACAATAGCAACGGTTACTTTTTTGACCGTTGGTGACCCcccaatagtaaaaaaaaaaactataaaaaccccCACCATTTTTTTCACAACTAAATCatttctctcaatttctctctaatattctctcaaattcctctcaaatttatatttaaaagagcttcaaatttttaattatttttaaaatagttttaaaatttattttttaaatcgtaaaaatttgtaccAATTTAGCAATGGTCGGATAATTGATTCATCTTTATGACAAGCATATATCtatgaaacaaatgaaaatggtaagtgttaaatttaatttttaaatgttatttaagattttttatttatgcaattttaaataattattattttattatttgttatacaAGTACGTAGATCGAATATTGCAATGTTATATCCGcaatatgcatggtcctccatcaccatTGGTAGAGAATTACCTGTGGGaggcgggtttttggcacgtggcgacagtaggccggggatgcaagttagacccgaaactcatcagtgcgttgattgagaggtggagacccgagagtgcaaattccatcttccatgtggagacctgaaacgcacacattccatcttccagtGGACAGGTACGCAGCCACCGGGTCTGTTTAATCTGGTGATTGGGGAGCGATATGCTACGAGCTGTTGGGTGCTATTTTGGAGAATATTAACGGAGGTCGAATCGAGATAGGCTGATTATGAGACACATTCCCGGATCCGGATGATGATTCAACCGAAATAGAAAGAATTCGATATGCTTGGGCATACATTCTTctgataattggaggttatctgatgccggacttaTCATGGAACCTTGTGCATCTAAGATGGCtgttgaaactcgttgattttcgAGCAGCTGGTGAATTTAACTGGGGCtctgccgtgttggcaacattgtaccgagagatgtacggggcgacgcgaccgaataaagagaaaatcggaggttgcttgtcactactgcaatcatgggcacggtttcgctttctatTTTTACGTCCTCAAGTGGACCAACCGCATACATTCCCActtataacgaggtaaattttatattagattttacaattattacgttgatttaaaatataatcgaatattaaaaatttatttaattaggtggaaccattcggtaAGTTAagctcgattacctacctctcttgaagatatactgcttctattggaccaacggtcggaagcacaagtaagtattaaataaaatagatatttccataatgagatagtcgattggtatttagtatttagtacataactaatatttccatcatggtcatatagtttgaatggacaccATATGAGGAATcgacaattcgggcagtaattccggatgagtaCTTCAAAAATCGAAACGGTTGGCATGTGAAAGTCCCATTGGTCAACTTTGCGACTGTGGAGATGCATCAGTCGGACAGAGTATTACGACAATTTTGATTccgacaaccgattcccgtggcaTCTGAAATGTTGGACGATCATCACAAAATTGACCTACGGCAATtgcatacggattggccgagattctggtcaCACTACATCCAAATATGGGAAGATCGGTATGactatatacctactcgggaaccgatcatcgttccagagttagcgtgcgtgccggaatacatgccatgtTTTAAGATCCATGGGAAGTCGTATTTACTCTCGCCAGAGGAGAAGCAGCGACAATTGCGTGTCCAAAGGGAACGacgtggccctttaaatccaagaagaagggaCGACGACACAGGCCCATCAACGAGGCCCAAAAATTCACCCGGCCCATCATCAGCTCCCATAACTTCATCAGGCCCAGCAATAGCACCGACACAGTCACCTGACCCAATAGTTCAACCGACGATGCCCACAGCacagccttttcagatgatgccaggtgcgtatTCTAGCCTTTTTTATGTATCTTAACCTTTATATGTTTCATTTTTCTAGTCCCATGGCAGGTTAGAGTCAATGGCCGGTTCATCTCTATTTTCGATTATGCCGAGTGGACCGCCGATGTATAGACTATCGTCGCAGGAGGGATCGCAAGAAGGGATGTtggggagctcttctttttaccaaacCCCATCAC from the Gossypium hirsutum isolate 1008001.06 chromosome D09, Gossypium_hirsutum_v2.1, whole genome shotgun sequence genome contains:
- the LOC107891725 gene encoding eukaryotic initiation factor 4A-8; translated protein: MAGVAPEGSQFDARQFDQKMSDLLQTDGDDVFTSYDEVYDSFDAMGLQENLLRGIYAYGFEKPSAIQQRGIVPFCKGLDVIQQAQSGTGKTATFCSGILQQLDYGIVQCQALVLAPTRELAQQIEKVMRALGDYLGVKVHACVGGTSVREDQRILQSGVHVVVGTPGRVFDMLRRQSLRPDYIKMFVLDEADEMLSRGFKDQIYDIFQLLPGKIQVGVFSATMPPEALEITRKFMNKPVRILVKRDELTLEGIKQFYVNVEKEEWKLETLCDLYETLAITQSVIFVNTRRKVDWLTDKMRSRDHTVSATHGDMDQNTRDVIMREFRSGSSRVLITTDLLARGIDVQQVSLVINYDLPTQPENYLHRIGRSGRFGRKGVAINFVTVDDERMLFDIQKFYNVVIEELPSNVADLL